Proteins encoded in a region of the Prochlorothrix hollandica PCC 9006 = CALU 1027 genome:
- a CDS encoding segregation/condensation protein A, which yields MASPAQRAIALLIEMADQGEINPWDVQVVDVIDRFLAELDLDLGNAGRGDRPSAAPNYEANLSESGQAFLYGSMLVLLKADTLARLSEDSLEEGEEFLPEDIPSNIIPLPTNLERQLRRRAVAQPPPQRPVTLTELIEQLELMGEAMDHSSPRPKSRQPKPPSDRQTSRAINQLSYQENPAELAESLGLFLENQWLALVPEGDWLDFDALVETWHQQMGIHPHFGRETPDRVGVFWALLLLSAQSKVELSQAHLYEPLHLRLISPATVVPFPQPADPSMPNSG from the coding sequence ATGGCTTCACCGGCCCAACGGGCGATCGCCCTCTTAATTGAAATGGCAGACCAGGGGGAGATTAATCCCTGGGATGTCCAAGTTGTGGATGTTATCGATCGCTTCCTGGCAGAACTGGATCTAGATTTAGGCAATGCGGGGCGCGGCGATCGGCCCAGCGCTGCCCCCAACTACGAAGCCAACCTTTCAGAATCAGGCCAAGCCTTTCTTTATGGATCGATGTTGGTGTTGCTGAAGGCAGACACCCTGGCTCGGCTGTCGGAGGACTCCCTGGAGGAGGGGGAGGAGTTTTTGCCGGAGGATATCCCCAGCAACATTATTCCCCTGCCCACCAACCTGGAACGCCAACTCCGTCGCCGCGCCGTCGCCCAACCCCCACCCCAACGCCCCGTCACCCTGACGGAACTGATTGAGCAACTGGAGCTAATGGGGGAGGCCATGGATCACTCATCCCCCCGGCCCAAATCCCGCCAGCCCAAGCCCCCCAGCGATCGCCAAACCAGCCGCGCCATCAATCAACTGTCCTACCAGGAGAACCCCGCCGAGTTAGCGGAAAGCCTCGGTCTATTTTTAGAAAACCAATGGCTCGCCCTGGTACCGGAGGGAGACTGGTTGGATTTTGATGCGTTAGTGGAAACTTGGCACCAACAAATGGGCATCCATCCCCACTTTGGCCGAGAAACCCCCGATCGAGTCGGAGTCTTCTGGGCTTTGTTGCTCCTATCGGCCCAATCCAAGGTAGAGCTATCCCAAGCCCATCTCTACGAACCCCTACACCTGCGCCTCATCTCCCCCGCTACGGTGGTACCCTTCCCCCAACCCGCAGACCCCTCCATGCCCAACTCCGGTTAA
- the coaBC gene encoding bifunctional phosphopantothenoylcysteine decarboxylase/phosphopantothenate--cysteine ligase CoaBC produces MTSATPLPTLWGDRRIVLGITGGIAAYKLCTVASALAKDQAQVRALLTQTAQQFITPLSFSTLCRHRAYTDADLWADHSPRPLHIELGEWAEVMVIAPLTAQTLAKLALGLADNLLTNTVLASHCPILLAPAMNTDMWEQPIVQHHWQTLLAQPRYHGMAPGSGILACDRQGAGRMVEPATILAHLQSLLHSGGQQDWQHQRVLVTAGGTQEYWDPVRFLGNPATGRMGVALAQAAAHRGAKVTLIQGTGLENEELEAAIAGTSIVCHRVTQAAQMQQQLEALFPQQDWLVMAAAVADLRPTAYSAVKVAKADLATTLPLEPVPDLVATLAQRKQPHQRLIGFAAQSGDIVTPALGKLQRKGLDAIVANPIDQPNSGFGSGWNQAVILDRAGRQRAISPCTKLALAHQILDFCRDLAP; encoded by the coding sequence ATGACTAGTGCCACCCCTTTACCGACCCTGTGGGGCGATCGCCGCATTGTCTTGGGCATTACCGGCGGCATTGCTGCCTACAAACTCTGCACGGTGGCCTCAGCCCTGGCCAAGGATCAAGCCCAGGTGCGTGCCCTCTTAACCCAAACCGCCCAGCAATTTATTACCCCCCTCAGCTTCAGCACCCTCTGCCGCCACCGGGCCTATACCGACGCAGATCTGTGGGCCGACCACTCCCCCCGCCCCCTCCACATTGAACTGGGGGAATGGGCGGAAGTGATGGTCATTGCCCCCTTGACGGCCCAAACCTTAGCTAAGTTGGCCCTAGGGTTGGCCGATAATTTATTGACCAATACGGTTCTGGCTTCCCACTGTCCCATTTTGCTGGCCCCGGCCATGAACACGGATATGTGGGAGCAGCCCATTGTCCAACACCATTGGCAGACCCTGTTGGCCCAACCCCGTTACCACGGGATGGCTCCCGGATCGGGGATCTTGGCCTGCGATCGCCAGGGGGCAGGGCGCATGGTGGAACCGGCCACGATTTTGGCCCATCTCCAGTCCCTTCTCCACAGCGGCGGACAGCAGGATTGGCAGCATCAGCGGGTGTTGGTGACGGCGGGGGGAACCCAGGAATATTGGGATCCGGTGCGCTTTTTAGGGAATCCGGCCACGGGGCGCATGGGAGTGGCCCTGGCCCAGGCAGCGGCCCATCGGGGAGCCAAGGTTACCTTAATCCAAGGCACGGGGCTAGAAAACGAGGAACTGGAGGCGGCGATCGCAGGCACTAGCATCGTGTGCCATCGGGTCACCCAAGCGGCCCAGATGCAGCAGCAACTGGAGGCGTTATTCCCCCAGCAGGATTGGCTGGTGATGGCGGCGGCGGTGGCGGATCTGCGACCAACCGCCTACAGTGCGGTCAAAGTAGCTAAGGCCGATCTGGCCACCACCTTACCCCTGGAACCCGTCCCGGATCTGGTGGCGACCTTGGCCCAGCGCAAGCAACCCCACCAACGGTTAATCGGTTTTGCAGCCCAAAGCGGTGATATTGTGACCCCAGCCCTGGGTAAGTTGCAGCGGAAGGGCTTAGATGCCATCGTGGCCAACCCCATTGACCAGCCCAATAGTGGTTTCGGCAGTGGTTGGAACCAGGCGGTGATCCTCGATCGCGCCGGTCGCCAACGGGCCATCTCTCCCTGTACTAAACTAGCCTTGGCCCACCAAATTTTGGATTTTTGCCGAGATTTAGCCCCTTAA
- the isiD gene encoding protein IsiD produces the protein MPPSPTAITPETIAQITETDVAQLADRLETDNYESAFESLKDWHLLRAIAFQRPELAEPYLYLLDLEDCDEA, from the coding sequence ATGCCCCCTAGCCCCACTGCCATTACCCCAGAAACCATTGCTCAAATAACAGAGACCGACGTGGCCCAACTGGCCGATCGCCTGGAAACGGATAATTACGAGTCCGCCTTTGAGAGCCTGAAGGATTGGCACCTGCTGCGGGCGATCGCCTTCCAGCGGCCTGAACTAGCGGAACCTTACCTCTATTTGCTGGATTTAGAAGATTGCGACGAAGCATAG
- a CDS encoding prohibitin family protein: protein MRQQNGELLIIGGLVIAGLVVVGSFSSSAFEIVSEGTEGVRIFNGKAGQVVNPGFHFKTPVLADIIQFDTTVQTYDPPPIRIPTQEQAGIELDAAVIWRMTPGASPMVYRNYQTLDRLAQATIHRELPTAINSVTAQYPFSDLTSRRSAIQAEIETQLREQLLEIDAPVSDVNVNLQNFIFPEAITQAIQQKLEQEQLTQKAQLELQRVKAEAEAKVATAEGEARANRALSTAITPQLLELRKLEVQQQTINKWNGVMPVYMGSGQELITLPQPTPSN, encoded by the coding sequence ATGCGCCAGCAAAATGGAGAATTACTGATCATTGGTGGACTGGTGATCGCCGGTTTAGTGGTGGTGGGGAGTTTTAGTAGTTCAGCCTTTGAAATTGTGTCCGAAGGCACCGAAGGCGTGCGGATCTTCAACGGCAAAGCCGGACAGGTCGTAAACCCAGGCTTTCATTTTAAAACCCCTGTCCTAGCCGACATCATTCAGTTTGACACCACCGTGCAAACCTACGATCCGCCCCCCATCCGCATCCCCACCCAGGAACAAGCTGGCATCGAACTGGATGCAGCGGTGATTTGGCGCATGACCCCCGGTGCTAGCCCCATGGTTTATCGCAACTACCAAACCTTAGATCGGCTAGCCCAGGCCACCATCCACCGGGAACTCCCCACCGCCATTAACTCAGTCACCGCCCAGTATCCCTTTTCGGACTTAACCTCCCGACGATCGGCCATCCAAGCGGAAATCGAAACCCAACTGCGGGAGCAACTGCTGGAGATCGACGCACCCGTCTCGGATGTTAATGTCAATCTCCAAAATTTCATCTTCCCGGAAGCCATCACCCAGGCTATTCAGCAAAAGCTAGAACAGGAACAACTGACCCAAAAAGCCCAACTGGAATTGCAACGGGTTAAAGCCGAAGCGGAAGCCAAGGTAGCCACGGCGGAAGGGGAGGCCCGCGCCAACAGAGCGCTCAGCACTGCCATCACCCCCCAACTGTTGGAACTGCGCAAACTGGAGGTGCAGCAACAAACCATCAACAAATGGAACGGGGTTATGCCGGTCTACATGGGGAGCGGCCAAGAGCTAATTACCCTACCCCAACCCACCCCCAGCAATTAA
- a CDS encoding ABC transporter ATP-binding protein, whose translation MGGEGAGEPQLWTEDVTLAYGGQRVVEGLTLAIAPGQVTVLLGPNGCGKSTVLRGLARLLQPQGGTVYLEGQAIHRLSTQAVAQRLGILPQGPQAPEGLTVRGLVAQGRYPHQRWWQSWSEADEGAVNRALERTALMDLAQRPLDTLSGGQRQRAWIALALAQDTPLLLLDEPTTFLDLAHQVEVLELLRDLNRQEQRTIVMVLHDLNQACRYGDRLVVLHQGRIYAEGSPGEVITPGLIEAVFGLACHIMVDPISQTPLCIPLGRYALGAIGPDSIEGTAAPCSPGETGLGDEGNPQG comes from the coding sequence ATGGGAGGGGAGGGTGCCGGGGAGCCTCAACTGTGGACGGAGGATGTGACCCTAGCCTATGGGGGGCAGCGGGTGGTGGAGGGGCTGACCTTAGCCATTGCCCCCGGCCAGGTGACGGTGTTATTGGGACCCAATGGCTGCGGGAAATCCACGGTGCTGCGGGGGCTGGCGCGGCTGTTGCAGCCCCAGGGGGGAACGGTTTATTTGGAGGGACAGGCCATCCACCGCCTATCGACCCAGGCGGTGGCCCAGCGTTTGGGGATTTTGCCCCAGGGTCCCCAGGCTCCAGAGGGGCTGACGGTGCGGGGCTTGGTGGCCCAGGGTCGTTACCCCCATCAACGCTGGTGGCAGTCCTGGTCTGAGGCGGATGAGGGGGCGGTCAACCGGGCCTTGGAGCGGACAGCCTTGATGGATCTGGCCCAGCGCCCCTTAGACACCCTGTCGGGGGGGCAGCGACAACGGGCTTGGATTGCCCTAGCTTTGGCTCAAGATACGCCCCTGTTGCTGTTGGATGAACCGACGACGTTTTTAGATTTGGCCCATCAGGTGGAGGTGTTGGAGTTACTGCGGGATCTCAATCGCCAAGAGCAGCGGACGATCGTGATGGTGCTCCATGATTTAAACCAAGCCTGTCGCTATGGCGATCGCCTGGTGGTCTTGCACCAAGGTCGGATCTATGCGGAGGGATCCCCAGGGGAGGTGATTACGCCAGGGTTAATTGAGGCGGTCTTTGGCTTGGCTTGCCACATTATGGTGGATCCCATTAGCCAGACTCCCCTCTGTATTCCCTTGGGGCGATATGCCCTGGGGGCGATCGGGCCGGACTCGATCGAGGGAACGGCTGCTCCATGCAGCCCAGGGGAGACGGGGCTGGGGGATGAGGGCAACCCTCAGGGTTAG
- the moaA gene encoding GTP 3',8-cyclase MoaA — MNAVDYLRISLIDRCNFRCQYCVPEGDDLTYLLQQDWLSLDEITTLVQGIFIPLGFRRFRLTGGEPLLRPGLVELVAQLTALQDVEDLALTTNGFYLENLAEPLYQAGLRRINISLDSLQPEVFDQMIGNGRGGRSRWPAVWNGIQAAHQVGFDPLKLNVVIIPGVNDGEVLPLAELTLQRRWHVRFIEFMPIGNDQLFGDRGWITSAHLRQQIQERWGLTSGQVQGAGPADVFQIPGALGTVGFISQMSECFCDRCNRMRLSADGWLRPCLLNETGQLDLKTALRQGMSLGEIQTQVQALLTLKPDINFKAQDRGTPGTYGRTMSQIGG; from the coding sequence ATGAATGCTGTTGATTATTTGCGCATTAGCCTGATCGATCGCTGTAACTTTCGCTGCCAATATTGCGTTCCAGAGGGGGACGATCTAACCTACCTCTTGCAACAGGACTGGCTCAGTCTGGACGAAATTACCACCCTCGTCCAAGGGATTTTCATTCCCCTAGGGTTTCGGCGTTTCCGGCTGACGGGGGGCGAACCGCTCCTGCGTCCCGGCTTAGTGGAATTGGTGGCCCAACTGACCGCCTTGCAAGACGTGGAAGACTTGGCCCTGACCACCAATGGCTTTTATTTAGAAAACCTGGCGGAACCCCTCTACCAGGCAGGACTGCGGCGCATCAACATCAGCCTCGATTCCCTGCAACCGGAGGTGTTTGATCAGATGATTGGCAATGGCCGGGGGGGGCGATCGCGGTGGCCAGCGGTGTGGAACGGGATTCAAGCAGCCCATCAGGTGGGCTTTGACCCCCTTAAGCTCAATGTGGTGATTATTCCAGGGGTCAACGATGGAGAAGTGTTACCCCTAGCGGAGCTGACCCTGCAACGCCGCTGGCATGTGCGGTTTATTGAATTTATGCCCATTGGCAATGATCAGTTATTTGGCGATCGGGGCTGGATTACCTCCGCCCATCTGCGCCAGCAGATCCAGGAGCGCTGGGGACTGACCAGCGGCCAAGTTCAGGGGGCTGGGCCAGCGGATGTGTTCCAAATTCCCGGCGCATTGGGCACCGTGGGCTTCATTAGCCAAATGTCTGAATGTTTTTGCGATCGCTGTAACCGGATGCGCCTATCAGCCGATGGTTGGCTGCGCCCCTGCCTCCTCAACGAAACCGGCCAGCTAGACCTCAAAACCGCCCTCCGCCAAGGAATGTCCCTGGGGGAGATTCAAACCCAGGTACAAGCCCTGCTCACCCTCAAACCGGACATTAACTTCAAGGCCCAAGATCGGGGCACCCCAGGAACCTATGGCCGCACCATGTCCCAAATTGGAGGCTAG
- a CDS encoding urease accessory protein UreD, producing MTLGLSLSVKGGRLSPVAASLSQDPWHGHLGLQFYQRQGQTKQRVTRIQAPLRVQRPFYPEGSHRCHSVLLHTAGGLVGGDRLTIEATFAPQTEGLLTTAAATKVYGLGMGQHPPGQPIRNPDLGDPTPQTQLPSDQTVQITVAAAAHGEWLPQETILFRHAQYRQRLRVDLDPGSTWLGWDLTRLGRSARGEDFGAGDWRSQTEVWQGDRPLWIDPQWLPGRDKVWHSPQGLAAQPVVATLAWLGQAVTPETVALARQLWHDRPASDPALRPGSLAQVGVTRLQVGLLCRYRGSSTTEARRWFMAVWGLVRSLRGADAPIAPRVWTP from the coding sequence ATGACCCTGGGGTTATCTCTGAGCGTTAAGGGGGGGAGGCTGTCTCCGGTGGCAGCATCCCTGAGCCAAGACCCCTGGCACGGGCACCTGGGATTGCAGTTCTATCAGCGCCAGGGTCAGACCAAGCAGCGGGTAACCCGGATCCAAGCGCCCCTGCGGGTGCAGCGTCCGTTTTACCCGGAAGGATCCCACCGCTGCCATAGTGTGCTGTTGCATACGGCGGGGGGACTGGTGGGGGGCGATCGCTTAACCATTGAGGCCACCTTTGCTCCCCAAACCGAGGGCTTGTTAACCACCGCTGCGGCGACCAAGGTCTATGGTCTGGGCATGGGACAGCATCCCCCAGGGCAACCCATCCGCAACCCAGACCTTGGCGACCCCACACCCCAGACCCAACTCCCCAGCGACCAAACCGTTCAGATCACCGTGGCAGCAGCGGCCCATGGGGAATGGTTGCCCCAGGAAACGATTTTGTTTCGCCACGCCCAGTATCGCCAACGGTTGCGGGTGGATCTGGACCCAGGGTCTACCTGGTTGGGGTGGGATCTGACGCGGTTGGGACGCAGTGCCCGAGGGGAAGACTTTGGGGCGGGGGATTGGCGATCGCAAACGGAAGTGTGGCAAGGGGATCGCCCCCTCTGGATTGATCCCCAATGGTTACCCGGTCGGGACAAGGTTTGGCACAGTCCCCAGGGCTTGGCGGCGCAGCCCGTGGTGGCCACCCTAGCTTGGCTGGGACAGGCCGTTACGCCGGAGACGGTGGCCCTCGCGCGACAGTTGTGGCACGATCGCCCCGCATCAGACCCAGCCCTCCGCCCTGGTTCTCTGGCCCAGGTGGGGGTGACCCGCCTCCAGGTGGGGCTGCTGTGCCGCTATCGGGGATCCTCGACAACAGAGGCTCGCCGTTGGTTCATGGCGGTCTGGGGTTTAGTGCGATCGCTGCGGGGAGCCGATGCCCCCATTGCCCCACGGGTCTGGACCCCATAA
- a CDS encoding sensor histidine kinase, giving the protein MSLSESSEFIDLCQAQLNLLSQSLGVSLGVVYLTGDWSGHPTTALVPVAAYPDLSALQHPALPPSLDARALPVVTDPGTGSGANPGANPVYDRRRLSPMADITGQPSFSPPSPLPLGTTIPFPLPPFPPTPVTPASSRQSLPQHQVVLPLQQDGFMLGFLVVERQQHPWTDQDYGQLEHIAQTLALACVLERRFQWLQQRYQQQDSFQAQQQDIFDTLLHQIRNPLTALRTFGKLLRRRLPADDHNRGVVDSMLRESDRIQTLLQQLGHQVQQWSQGTPAQLPESMVTPVGESPALPPASLSLLESEELILEPCGLAGVLEPILEAAQVLAEELQIQLVIQIPLQLPPIAGQGDALREVLSNVVDNALKYTPTGGRVAIVVHQGMDPATGEPWQEVVVSDTGPGIPQGDRPQLFQRHYRGVQAEGEIPGTGLGLAIVKELVEQMQGQLDLISPAGDWYPAQQADWGFQHSGSPDWDSGKSGDVQTPPGTAVQIRFPLWASG; this is encoded by the coding sequence ATGTCTCTGTCTGAAAGTTCTGAATTTATTGACCTGTGTCAGGCCCAGTTAAATCTCTTGAGCCAGTCCTTGGGGGTTTCCTTGGGGGTGGTTTACTTAACAGGAGACTGGTCTGGTCACCCCACCACAGCCCTGGTCCCGGTGGCAGCCTATCCCGATCTCAGTGCCCTCCAGCACCCGGCCCTCCCGCCCTCCCTGGATGCGCGGGCTTTGCCGGTGGTGACAGATCCAGGAACCGGTTCAGGCGCAAATCCAGGCGCAAATCCAGTGTACGATCGCCGCCGCCTCAGCCCCATGGCTGACATAACGGGACAGCCATCGTTTTCCCCCCCTTCCCCACTGCCCCTGGGGACGACCATCCCGTTCCCACTGCCCCCTTTTCCGCCAACGCCGGTGACCCCCGCCTCATCCCGGCAAAGCTTACCCCAGCATCAAGTGGTGTTGCCGTTGCAGCAGGATGGATTCATGTTGGGGTTTTTGGTGGTGGAACGCCAGCAACACCCTTGGACGGATCAGGACTATGGCCAACTGGAGCACATTGCCCAAACCTTAGCCCTAGCCTGTGTCTTAGAACGCCGGTTTCAGTGGCTGCAGCAGCGTTACCAACAACAAGATAGTTTCCAGGCACAACAACAGGATATTTTCGATACTCTGCTGCACCAAATTCGCAACCCCCTGACGGCGTTACGCACCTTTGGGAAACTGTTGCGGCGGCGGCTGCCGGCGGATGACCATAACCGGGGTGTGGTAGACAGTATGCTGCGGGAGAGCGATCGCATCCAAACCCTGTTGCAACAACTGGGCCACCAGGTTCAGCAATGGAGCCAAGGCACCCCAGCCCAGCTCCCAGAGTCGATGGTGACTCCGGTGGGGGAGTCGCCAGCGTTGCCCCCCGCCAGTTTGTCCCTGTTGGAGTCGGAGGAGCTAATCCTAGAACCCTGCGGTCTAGCGGGGGTATTGGAGCCGATTTTGGAAGCAGCCCAGGTGTTGGCGGAGGAACTCCAGATCCAACTCGTGATCCAGATTCCGCTCCAGCTCCCCCCGATCGCGGGCCAGGGGGATGCCCTGCGGGAAGTGTTGAGTAATGTGGTGGACAATGCCCTGAAATATACCCCCACGGGCGGGCGGGTGGCGATCGTGGTTCACCAGGGAATGGATCCAGCAACGGGGGAACCCTGGCAAGAGGTGGTGGTGAGTGACACGGGTCCAGGGATTCCCCAGGGCGATCGGCCCCAATTATTTCAACGCCATTATCGGGGAGTCCAGGCGGAGGGAGAGATCCCCGGCACCGGCTTGGGCTTGGCCATTGTCAAGGAGTTGGTGGAGCAAATGCAGGGGCAGTTAGACCTCATCAGCCCAGCGGGGGACTGGTATCCAGCCCAGCAGGCTGACTGGGGGTTCCAGCATTCCGGATCCCCAGACTGGGATTCAGGAAAATCTGGGGATGTTCAGACCCCCCCCGGCACCGCTGTGCAGATCCGGTTTCCCCTGTGGGCATCAGGTTGA
- a CDS encoding DUF3155 domain-containing protein, which produces MARRRKRKSRRRLEGRRILENVPQYSIECGEDKPVTAARKFIHSEGIAPPALLLVKRNEHTTDRYFWAEKGLFGAQYVEENHFLFPSLRSSEVEEESLTLSLAH; this is translated from the coding sequence TTGGCTAGAAGACGTAAGCGCAAGAGCCGCCGCCGCTTAGAAGGGCGCAGAATCTTGGAAAACGTACCTCAGTATAGTATCGAGTGTGGCGAAGATAAACCCGTCACCGCCGCCCGTAAGTTCATTCATTCTGAGGGTATCGCGCCTCCTGCTCTGCTGCTCGTTAAGCGCAATGAACATACCACCGATCGCTATTTCTGGGCTGAGAAGGGTTTGTTTGGCGCTCAGTACGTTGAAGAGAACCATTTTCTGTTTCCCAGTCTGCGATCGTCCGAGGTTGAAGAGGAATCCTTAACCTTGTCCTTGGCCCATTAG
- the hemL gene encoding glutamate-1-semialdehyde 2,1-aminomutase: MTTTSVFKTQKSEEIFTAAQKLMPGGVSSPVRAFKSVGGQPIVFDRVNGAYIWDVDGNQYIDYVGTWGPAICGHAHPEVIEALRSALDKGTSFGAPCELENVLARMVIHAVPSVEMVRFVNSGTEACMAVLRLMRAYTGREKVIKFEGCYHGHADMFLVKAGSGVATLGLPDSPGVPKAVTAATLTAPYNDLEAVKQLFAENPGEISGVILEPVVGNAGFIPPEPGFLEGLRELTQQDGALLVFDEVMTGFRIAYGGAQQKFGVTPDLTTMGKVIGGGLPVGAYGGKREIMEMVAPAGPMYQAGTLSGNPLAMTAGIKTLEIMGRSGAYETLDRLTKRLSTGLLDLAKAAGHEVCGGQISGMFGLFFTAGPVQNYEDAKQADLQKFSRFHRGMLERGVYLAPSQFEAGFTSLAHSEEDIDRTLAAAEAVFKTL, translated from the coding sequence TTGACCACTACATCTGTTTTTAAAACTCAAAAGTCAGAGGAAATTTTTACAGCGGCTCAAAAGTTGATGCCGGGGGGGGTCAGTTCTCCGGTGCGGGCCTTTAAATCCGTGGGAGGTCAACCCATCGTCTTCGATCGCGTCAACGGAGCCTATATCTGGGACGTGGATGGCAATCAATATATTGACTATGTGGGCACCTGGGGACCGGCCATCTGTGGCCACGCCCACCCAGAGGTGATCGAGGCGCTGCGATCGGCCTTGGACAAAGGCACCAGTTTTGGTGCCCCCTGTGAATTGGAAAATGTGCTGGCCCGGATGGTGATCCATGCAGTGCCCAGTGTCGAAATGGTGCGCTTTGTCAACTCAGGCACCGAAGCCTGTATGGCGGTGTTGCGGCTGATGCGGGCCTACACGGGCCGGGAGAAAGTGATCAAGTTTGAGGGCTGTTACCACGGCCATGCGGATATGTTTTTGGTCAAAGCCGGATCGGGGGTGGCGACCCTGGGTTTACCCGACTCCCCTGGGGTTCCCAAGGCGGTGACCGCTGCCACCCTCACCGCGCCCTATAACGATCTGGAAGCGGTGAAGCAACTGTTTGCCGAGAACCCTGGGGAAATTTCGGGGGTCATTTTGGAGCCTGTGGTGGGTAATGCAGGCTTTATCCCCCCCGAACCGGGCTTTCTGGAAGGATTGCGGGAATTGACCCAGCAGGATGGTGCTTTGCTGGTGTTTGATGAGGTGATGACGGGGTTCCGCATTGCCTACGGCGGTGCCCAGCAGAAGTTTGGGGTCACTCCCGATCTGACCACCATGGGCAAGGTCATCGGTGGCGGTTTGCCCGTGGGTGCCTATGGGGGCAAGCGGGAGATTATGGAGATGGTGGCTCCGGCGGGTCCCATGTACCAGGCGGGCACCTTGTCGGGGAATCCCTTGGCCATGACGGCGGGGATTAAGACCCTGGAAATTATGGGCCGATCGGGTGCCTATGAAACCCTCGATCGCCTCACGAAGCGCCTCAGCACCGGATTGCTGGATCTAGCCAAGGCTGCTGGCCATGAGGTGTGCGGGGGTCAGATCAGTGGCATGTTTGGCCTGTTCTTTACGGCGGGACCGGTGCAGAACTACGAGGATGCCAAGCAGGCAGATTTGCAGAAGTTCAGCCGCTTTCACCGGGGTATGTTGGAGCGGGGTGTCTATTTGGCTCCGTCCCAGTTTGAGGCGGGATTCACCTCCCTGGCCCATTCTGAGGAGGATATCGATCGCACGTTGGCGGCGGCGGAAGCAGTGTTCAAAACCCTGTAG
- a CDS encoding thylakoid membrane photosystem I accumulation factor, giving the protein MKTVLSGLVYWFQIFQGFFQGFFQGFFQGFRLRSAQGFWGSCCLVWLATVVLSFAVTGSALAELTDDRFDGNMFSLYAGNGSLVPPRENLANNLRSQRPTVLMFYVDDSFDCKRNAIVMSQLQAFYTRYLGLIPVAVDGILPDRTYTPQDEAYYYNGLQVPQWVILRGDGTVALDFVGQATYEALDDVLRPLYDLAPRSPDFNLGNPANFSPSPSADSTFWTAPARSFETPQSLTADPTP; this is encoded by the coding sequence ATGAAAACGGTTTTGTCGGGTCTTGTGTACTGGTTTCAGATTTTCCAGGGATTTTTCCAGGGGTTTTTCCAGGGATTTTTCCAGGGGTTTAGGCTGCGATCGGCCCAGGGATTCTGGGGATCTTGCTGCTTAGTGTGGCTGGCAACGGTGGTGTTGAGCTTTGCCGTGACCGGCTCGGCCCTGGCGGAGCTGACGGACGATCGCTTTGATGGCAATATGTTTTCCCTCTATGCGGGCAACGGATCCCTGGTGCCCCCGCGCGAAAACTTGGCCAATAATCTCCGCAGTCAGCGGCCAACGGTGTTGATGTTTTATGTGGATGATAGTTTTGATTGCAAACGCAATGCCATTGTGATGAGCCAGTTACAGGCGTTTTATACCCGTTATCTGGGGTTGATTCCTGTGGCTGTGGATGGGATTTTGCCCGATCGCACCTACACGCCCCAAGATGAAGCCTATTACTACAACGGTCTTCAGGTGCCCCAGTGGGTGATCCTGCGGGGAGATGGCACCGTGGCCTTAGATTTTGTGGGACAGGCCACCTACGAAGCCTTGGATGATGTGTTGCGGCCTTTGTATGACCTGGCTCCCCGTTCCCCTGACTTTAATTTGGGGAATCCGGCCAACTTCTCCCCCTCCCCCAGCGCCGACTCCACGTTCTGGACGGCTCCAGCCCGCAGCTTTGAAACGCCCCAATCCCTGACTGCTGATCCAACTCCATGA